The Sulfurimonas hongkongensis genome segment AAGTGTGACTGGTGAAAGCTATAGATTAAAGCAAAAAAGGGAAGCTGGATTATTAGATATTTCAGTTAAATAATAAGTGTTACGAAGTGGTGCATTTTTGCACTGCGTTTTGGTACATTTTTGGATTGCGCTTGACACTTACTAAGCCAAAGATGATTCCTATCAAAAATCCGCCAAAGAGTCTGTATTTGATAAGATGAGCCATTATGGATGATTTATTTACTTCACCAAAAATACCCCAAGCATACAACCCAATCAACAGACTAAAAATTGCAGCTAAAATATATGCCCATATAGGAGCAATAGAGAAAAAACCTCCAAACTTAGCCACAATTAGACCTAAAATTGAAAAACTAATCATGACACCAAGAGCAAATAGTGAAGCAAAAGCATAGGTATAAAAAACTCTCTTTTTGCCCACTAAATCTTTGTTCAGTGCCACTGAACTTCCTACTAACAAAGGCACAGAAACAAGTGAACAAGGAGC includes the following:
- a CDS encoding cytochrome c biogenesis CcdA family protein, which produces MQESVLALLESNSLLAFVGAFGAGSITAIAPCSLVSVPLLVGSSVALNKDLVGKKRVFYTYAFASLFALGVMISFSILGLIVAKFGGFFSIAPIWAYILAAIFSLLIGLYAWGIFGEVNKSSIMAHLIKYRLFGGFLIGIIFGLVSVKRNPKMYQNAVQKCTTS